The nucleotide window TTGAGAAAGAACACTTCGCTCGACGAGGATGTAGTTGTGAGACATGCAAACCTGGCCTGCATTGAGAGATTTCTGCCACAGAAGTCGTCTGGCGGCCAATTTGAGGTTGGCGTTCTTGGTGACAAAGGCTGGGTTCAAACCAccgagctcgagaagcacAGGAGTTAGGGTCTCGGCAGCCTTCTGGGCAATAATCTTGCCGACTGCCTTGCCGCCGGTGAAACAAATTTTGTCGAACTTCTGCTCGAGCAGAAGTTGAGTCTCGGGCAAAGCACCATTAACATATGTGAAACATTCGGGGTCCAGGGACTCGTcgaagatcttcttgagcaccATGGCACAGTTGGGAGATGATTCAGAGGCCTTGAGAACAACACAGTTACCACAAGCGATCGCGCCAATGACAACAGGGAGGTTGAGCTGAAAAGGGAAGTTGAAGGATCCAATGTTAAGGACAACCCCGAGTGGTTCGAAGCGAGTGCGGTGCTTCATGGCACGAAATTGCAAAGGAACATTGGGGACAGGCTCATCGCGTAGCCATTTTTCCATGTTATTGACCATGTCGATACATTCTTGCTTGCACCAATCAATCTCGGCCAGAACGGCCTCGTACTTGCACTTGCGAAGATCTTTGATAAGAGCATCTTGCATCAGTTCAGTGTTGTCGACGATGGCCCAGTACAGCTTGCGAATCTGAATCATGCGAAACTCTATGTCTTTGGTACGGCCTGATCTGAAGGTCTTCCTCATGAGATCGACCTTGGCGGCGATCTCATCGAGGGGCGTGTGCTCTAAAGGAGCAATGGTATAGGATGAATTGTTGtcagccatgttgatgagtgaTGTTGAAATGTGGTTGGTTGGCAGGATAGATTAAGTGCTGACGCCACTGCCTGTGTTTGGTGTCGCGGGTTGGGGACGATGTATGATGCGTAAAAGAAAACTCCTTGTCTAAGAAAAGGATGGTGACGTTTtcagttgaagaagagttGAGAATTTTGGTGTTGGATTGAAgtgatgagtttgagaatGCGTTGATCTCTTAGAGGCCTTCTCCTAATTAATCAGGCTACCTTGCCCAGAAGTCGAGATTGGGTGGATTCGTCAGCCCTGGGAGGAATATTTAACCAATATTTCTGCGCAGCCTCACAATATAACAGTCATAGACTTTAAGCAAGACCGAACCAGTTGCTGAAGCGTCAAAGACTAGGTAGATACGACCGCGAGATgtaataaagaaaataaaggAGCCAGGACAATCAATTTCAAGGGATGCAAATGAGGGGCTCGTTGTATCGAACCCCGGATCGCCTCCCTCGGCagccatccacatccacgTGCTGAATCATGCCGAGGCACAGTTTCGTCAGAGCTTGAAGTCTGTTTAGGTAGGTACATAGTATGGGTTGAACTGGTTCAATGGATGACAATGACGATCATTTGCAATACCGGTCGGTACCCGCGCGCATTTTGAGCCCTGCACGTTCAAGAGCCACCAGCCCTACCTCAGGTACGCCCGCCTGTTTAACTAGTACTAGCCCGAAGGCCGAATCTCTCATTAATTCAGTGGTTCTTTCAATGGCATCTTAGACCAGTCCTTTACTACTGACTTATAATCAAGACAATAGAGATTAATGTTATCATTGGACTTCATTATCTCTTCTATTACTAATTTTCCTCGATATGCACGGCTCGAATTAAGTTGGCACTTAACGTTATTGCTGTTGTGTTACTCCAAGTCCTGTGCTTACCACCTTTAGTGTAACGCAATGCCACCTATACGCACATCTCGCATGGTGGGTCTGAAACTGGCATAGGGTGCTTTTTGGGCTTTACCCATCTATTACACCAGCATTTTCCGAACTGGCATGATCTTCATGCTTTTGTTGCTCTGTTATCAGAAGCAGCCCGACCGGGCCCACCTTTTAAGGTGGTGATAACCTCACTTTGAGCTCCTCGTGACAACGGTGATAACTTCACTTATGATCCTGCTCCCATCAACATGTCTTTTCCGATTCCCTTCCTTTCCAAAACCCTCGccgccagctcctctacTACATCCTTGACCCCGTCTCCCCAAAGTGCCGACACAACCCCAAACTTAGCCCCTAACAACACCGACAGTTTCCTCCCCTCTACTAACCCCCGCTCCCATACGCTCCCCGCGGCCTCCGCGCCATCGGCCTTGCCAGCAACCACGGCCGTGGGTGGCGCCGCTTCTCCTAAGTGCGGAGCCAGCACTTGGAGCCGTATGCGCCGAAGCTCTTCCAGGCTCTCGATGGAGGAGCTGTCGTATAGAAGAATTAGAGCATCCGCTTCCGTTGCTATGCGGCGGGATTCGGGAGCAGATTGAATAAATGTTGATGGGATGCGCtcaaggttgatgatggtcGGGATGCCAGAGACGTTTGCCAGACGCCGGTCCCCGGATGTTTCGGTAACGGGATCGTACAAGTCTGTGAAGACATCTTGACAATACTGGTATCTTGCTTAGCAAATGCTCTCCCTCATGAGAACGAACACCAACGCAGCAGTATCTATTCGTCTTTTTGCACCGAGTTAACTCACCCTCCGTATGAAGCTCTTCTTTCCAGAAGCCGGAGCTCCAAGAATAATAATGTTGACCAGGTGTTCCGTCTGCATCGTGTAGTAAGTCCCCCTTTATCCTGGATTGTTTTCTCGAGGAAAACGAGTGATGGACGAcgcttttttttttttttttgatACGAAAAAAACGAGGTTATTTAGATGGGAGTCGATCATATGTTTCCTCATAATTGCTTGGCAGTCATGATGCTCTTAGtcagcagcttcaacttgCATGATGAAACGACATGAGCCTATTTCCCCAATAAGGTTGGCTGTACAGGCATTTTGATCATGAACGTCCTCCTAAACTGGGTGTTCATTCCACATTCGCTCCATGCGCACTCTGAGAAGCTGACTCAAAATCGCCTGAGACGGCTCAATATCCGTGTGCCTTTTGTTAATGTCCGCTTATATATACACCTGCAGTTGTACATGCTCCGCCTATTTCAGCGTACGTATAATACATATCATCCCCACGTTAAACATCTGAGGGGTTTGTCTATTTATTTCTTATCTCCTCGCACGGCTACCGCCAGCACTCTTACCGGGTGTTGCAGGCACAAGCTCCGCAATCTTAGCCTTCTTCTGGTCCTCGGCGGCCCTCTTGATCAGGTACTCGTCGATGGCCTGTGTTCCATCGATCAGCCGACCGCTCTCGGCGATTTTAGCATCCTCTATCGCTAAGCGTTGGCGGTGGGCATCAAGCTGTTCACGGCGCTCAGGAGACATGCGCCACTCCTTGGGGAATTGCGGCTTAGGCTGAATCTTATGATGTCGGGTATCAAGAGGGATATCCTCAAATGTGTCCTTGGGGTCTTTGGCCGCAGCAATGAGGTCGTCAACTAGATTGGAGAGGTAGCGCTTGTTCTGTGCTTGGTGCTCAAAGCTATCGCTGCTCATCTTGATGATTTCTGTCTCAGGGTTGTAGCGAGGGCCAGCAAGCTTTTTAAGCTTCTCGGTTTGAACTGGGGTGAGCTTCAGGTCATCGGGGGCGAACTGCACCACCACCTTTTTCTCCGCAGGGTGGAATTCGCCCATATAAGAAGTGTACCGCCATCGCAGAACCTGGTTGTCGCTAGGAGGGACGAAGGGCTTGGCATACTCTGCTATAGTATCAGTATAGACATGTTTTGTCAATTTCAGTTCCACTCACTTGACAGAAGAGGCAACTCCCATACTGCCAGTCGTGCGTACTGTCGCATATCTCGAATTTCGTCAAGCTTGCCATGAGCCATAGATGTTATGTCGTCCTCGTCGAATTCCTCAAGTTCTTCGGTATTGGTTTCGGGATCCTCCTCGTCGAACCAGAATGACTGTTTATTGGGCCTTTCACCCTTGTCATCTCTTGTGATATCTTCCAGCACTGACCTATCCTCCGACGCCCAGCCAGGGTGCCATTCCAGCTCATTTTGCAAGTAGTGGTCAATGGAATTATAACCATTCTCTTTGGCCAGCTGATCCAATTGTTTCAGCCCCTCCGGTGTGGAAGCCTCAGCTAACGCAgcctccagcttcttcagctctaTAGGACCGAaatcatcctcctcagcGTCGTCTTGGCGTTGATCCTCCTCGCGCGCCCATCGTATCGTTGAAGTGGTAAATGCCCGTTGAGCATGCGGTTTTGGGCGGATAAGCTGCTGAGGCCGGGGGATTTGTTGTATTCGAGGGGCCCGACGGCAGGCCATGGCGCATAGCCTTGCGGCTCTTGATACTGAAGCCATTGCAATTCGTCCAAGAGGGCAATGCCAGCGTCGAATTGTCGTCCGTCTCAAAAGGTGGGTTGGCGGGCTTTCAAAATTTTGGCTGCACCAAGCTTAACTGTAGTTGACCAGGTTCCGATAATTAACCGCCATAGCTTCCTCTTACACGAACCGGCCTACCTACCCTATTGCGGAAGAACGGTATAGTTTAAGACTTTGAATCAACAACTCATCTGACTTTGTTTCTCCTCTACTGATTTACTCGCGGGTATGGAGGGGCCTCATCTCGATCGCGTGTGCCTCGTCACGGTTGGTGCGACCACGGGTTTTGGAAAACTTGTTGAATCGGTACTTCAGCCAAGTTTCTGGCAATACATGAATTCACAGAGGTTCACCCAGCTGCGCGTGCAGTGCGGCCCTGACCTTGCCTGGGCGAGCAAACAACTTGCCGGTCGCAAAGTTAATATTCCATCGGGTCTACGTATCGACCTATTTGCCTCCAAAAAAAATCTCATGAAGGAGGAAATGTCTTTATGCAAGGACGCTGATGGCAAGAGACAACTTGGCCTTGTGATATCCCACGCTGGTAAGTCAAACAACGAATATCTCGTGACTTGAACTTACATATCCCAGGTACTGGAACAATTCTTGATGCCTGGAAGATGGGATTGCCTCTTATCGTGGTACCAAATATACAGCTTTTGAACGATCACCAGACTGAGATGGCCAAATATCTCTCCAAGGAGGGATATGCAATCATGAGCTCTGGAAGGTATGTAAACTTATACCTTCAACCGAGCCTCCTTCTCATATTGGACAGTGCCgaggatcttgaagaagctatcCATAAGGTGGGACTTCTCTGGGAGGAGAACAAGACTCGTTGGCCTCCTCACATTATCCCCTCCCAACAGCCCAAGAGGCTTCGCTTGTGGGATCTCGCCCCCGAAGAGGTCGCCAAAGAACAGAACGCCACGATGGTGCATGATTAGGGCTTTGACATCGTCAAGCGCGCGGTGGGCCTCTGATCGGACAGTGGATCACTTGGGAGGAGATGTATTTACGTTACGATTTGGAAGGCATATGTTTGGTGTTTAGGCGTATCTATTCGCGCACAACTTGTCAAAAGGTGCATCTATCTAATGTATACTCTTTTTTCCGTGCCGCCCGGGTAGGAAAACACTCGCCAGGTACAGAATATATCTTGCTCAAGGCAAATTCTGAACCTTCCAGATCTTCACATTGGCATCCCCTCCAGCACTAGCAACTCTGCCACCTTCGACCCAGGCAACCCCGTTGACGCCGTCCTTGTGAGCGTTAGCAGCCTTGATTCGCTTACCCTGGTTCCTCTTTTCAAGACACCAGATAAAGACGTTGGTATCAAGGCTACCACTAGCAGCGTAGGCGCCCGTGTCGTCCCAGGCAATAGATGTTACTCGGGCAGTGTGAGCTGACCAGCGGTCTGCGACCAATTCCCAGCTACCAGCGCTGTAAACATAGATCTTCCCGACACTGTTTCCAGCGGCTAGATGCGTGCCATCCTTGGAAAAAGCAAGCGCAGAGATAGTGCCAGTTGGGTTACTCAGCGACTTGACTTCCTCGAGCTTACCATTAGAACTAGCGTTGTAAATGCGGACGGAATTTTCGTCGGCTCCGATGGCAACGAACGATCCGGATGCCGCAATAGCACCAGGGGTAAAGTCAAAAGACTGCTCGCTGACCAGCTTTTCGCCAGAGTACACGGAGACACCGGAATAAGTCGCGACATAGACAAGCCCGTTCGCCGCACTTACACCTTTAGGTTGTGCTTGTAGCTTGATGGAAGTGCCCAAGAAGGTCTTGGCCGACTCGTCAACAATTCTAAGAGTATCATCCCAACCAGCACTGAGTACCTTGCCATCGGCAGTGGCAAACTGAGAGACCTGGTTTGTATGTGCTTGGCCATCGACAACCGTAGCAATCCCTGAATTAACGTCCCAGTGACATACCCGGCCGTCAAAGCTGCCAGACCAGAGGTCAGCACCCTTACCGTCAGATCCAGTTGACAAAGCGGTTATGCTCTTTCCGTGACCATATACAACGCGGGCAGGTTCCGGCTTGCCCTCAGTCAAGTACGCAAGGTTGCCTGCAAGGCTGAGGCTAATGATGAGGCCGTCGCTGCGGCCAGGAACAAATACAACACCGACTTGCTGATCACCCACGCTGACATCCTCTCCAAACTTCCAGGTTTGGACGACGCTGCCCGCATCGACATCCCAAAGCTTTACAGTTTGATCAGCACTAGCGGTGACGAACTTCTTGCCATCTGGCGACCATGACACGGCAAAGATACTTCCCGAGTGCTCACCCTGCCCAATCTCTTTGGTGGGCTCACCCGTCTTCCCATCGTAGAGCTGTATCCTCTTGTCGGCACCAACTGTAACCAAAGAGCTTCCATCAGGACAATAAGCAGCGCCCAGGACAAAACCAGTATGTTGAGCGCTCTTGTTGTTGAACTTATATGGGGCTCCATGATAGAAGACCATGTTACCATCGTCGCCAACCGTAGCCGCACGGAAAGGGCGTTGAGGTTTCATTGCGACGGCATTGACGGACTTGGAGTGACCGATGATCTCACCAACCGAGTTCCCGCTATCAGCTGTAATGCAGCGACCGAATTGCTCGCGGCCATCGCCAACAGCAATAACACGTTGCGACTCGCCGTCCCAGGCAATATCGTTCAGACGACCAGAGATGATTCCGTACTCGCCCCTGGTGCTCTCGATAGACTCGGGCTCCCACACCTTCAGCATTCCGCTTGAGTCGCCACTGGCGACCTTGAAGCCATTAGGAGCAAATCGAGCAACGGTTGTAGGGGCGGTGTGGCCGGTGTATTCCTTTGCGTCCGAAGGGTTGTCGATGGAGCGAACAAATATGGATTTTCCGCACTACATGGGTCAGAGACATCATCTACAGACTGTAGTCTTCTGGCAGAGGGCAAATCATACAGGATAAGCTATCCGTTGACCCTTGGAGTCGGCCGAGATCTGAGTTGGCTGACCACGGTTTGTAACTGGGACTGCCGCAAGGATGCGGTCGAGAGTGATGGATGGAGACGCCATGACAGAGGCAGCGGCTGTTATGAGGTATAATTGTGCAGAAGATGTACCCGTATAAAGCCTTGAAAGTCAAAATACCGTCAGCTTCTGATGCGAAGTTCTTGTAAACGTGGGGGAAACGTTTCTTGTTTGGAGGGGCACTTCTACGTACGTCAACAAGCTGGTATGGGGCACCTTACCTGTTCAGGATGAATGGCCTAGTAGTGAATAGTACTAAAAAGTCGATTTTGTTATTGTGACATCAAACTTCAAATATCACATCTTGACGTATGGCCACTGCCTAAGCAGGCAATCCTTTTCATTGCCATGAACCTCCATGTCACTAGTATAGAATTCCCAATAAACCTCCTTCATGAAGGTTGTTAGCTCTCATCATACAGTGGATCCAAAAAAGTGAATATCTATCAAGCTGCTAACTATGGGTCCAGGCAATAATGAGAAGCCACACAAATATGACCATGATGACAGAAGCGGTCTCTCCTCTGCTCCAAACCTCGAGGCATCAAGTATCAATATCATGTCTGTTCAAATGACTTGGCTTTGCAGCAATACCCAATGGCTCGGACGCCAAATGGTGTAAAGAGCGCCGTCACCTCGCAATAGTGCAAACTATATGGAAGCTCAAGGTTGCATGACTCCAGTGCCCTAGCCAGAAAGAGCATGTACTTTATTTGGACACGATGCTGGCTGCTTTATGCTTGTGTGATTCATCACGTTTTTAATATGAGTGGCATGTCCCGGGCCCCCATCTTATCCCCAATATGATACTTGTGCAGGTTGTACTAAAGAAATACGAGGCGAGTGAGGCATTCATATGCAACGACACCTGGCATCGAAGGCTGCGTCTGCTCATCATGGCATCACCACTTAGTTCTAGTCTGCATTGCTCGATTTGAGTACTACTCTATGCCAAACAAATAGCCATCTAATACTTGAGGAATCTGAGCTGTAAGTCCACCGAGGTTGTTTGGTGGCGCGCCAAGATACACACGGTGGTGTCTGACTGGGCAACCGAACTCACAGCACGAGAAAAGGACATACGACGTTGCAGTTGTGCAGACAAAAATAACTAATCCATAGAGTCTAACCACTCATGAACTGCATAACACAGCATAACACCGCACAACATCGCACTGGTTCAGCCTCCTTGCCCCCCCAAAGCACGCTAGTCATCTCCCCATCTCCATGCAGGGACATCTCCCGGAGCAAAAGCTAGGGATAGCAGCAGCGTCAAAGTCTCCTGTTGGAGGAAAACACACCGAACGACACAGGCACAAGGGTAACATTATTCGATGGTCGGCACAATTGTGGCTAAATCTCCACTTCGACCAACAGTCAATGCAATGCACCGTCGTTACCCCCAGCCAACGCTGGTCAACAACCCTGCCGAAATCGTGGAAATCAATGGATTTGCACTGAATCGTGAATCCTGTTGACCGCCACGACTTCAAAGACATTTATCATGTGTTACTGAGCATCGGTCTGAATATGTCGGTGAAATGAGCTTCAGTAACAACAGATAAGTAGGCAAAAACAGAACATGTCCAAGCTTAAGCCACTAATAATACGAAAACCACCAAACGGCAACATGCATCCAGCCCTTTGTCTACCCCCCCTCAACACTCTATCTCCGGCCTACGTAGTAAGGACTTGAACAAAATCTGAGCAGCCCCTGTCAGCTAGCCCGTACCATGTACAGTTCATACTTGCTATGGGGCGCATTGGCCTCGCCTGGGGGTGGGACGGCAGAGCTTCCTTACCCATGCCCATACGGCAAACAAGACCCTGTTGCTAATATCCCCCGTACTCGCCTGTGTGATTAAAAACGCCTCGAACTCCTCAGTTTATATATCTGCTCTTGGTCTCCCTGTGCCAGGACCCGTCTTTTCTCCTTAACCTACTCTGGATTCTCCAATTCTTCCTACTCCATCCTCAAACGTCAACCTCACGTAACTGCCATCATGAAGTTCCTCTGGTCCCTCGCCCTCTTCGCTGCTGCGGCTTCTGCTCAGTCTTCCACTGACTCTGGCGCTGCTCCCTCTGCCTCTAGCGAGTGCGAGGCTGAGTACATAGTCAAGAGATGTCTCGAGACCGAGAACGCAAAGGTCCAGGACTGCAAGTCTAACGACTGGGACTGTCTCTGTGCTTCATATGAGGCTGTTGCTACGTAAGTGAAGCATGCCTGTACCTTGTGAACTGGACTTTTCATCTAACATCTACCTCCAGCTGCTTCAACAACTGCCCGGACGACCCTCGCGCCAGCTCCGCCCAGAGCCAGGTCCAGGTCAACTGCCAGCAGGCTTCTCTCTATGGCACTGCGACCAAGGCCACCAAGACCAGCTCTTCCACAGCGACAGCTGACGCATCCGATGCTACCGCCACTGGTTCCGGTGCTCCTGATGCAACCAGCTCTGCTACTGAGTCTGCCGCCAGCGCCGAGAACACCAACAATGCTGCCGACAAGGCACGCAACACTGCTGGTGTCCTTCTAGCCGTCGCCGGTGTAGTCGCTGCTATTCTGTAATTGCATATCGGAAATGGTTTATGAGTAACATGGAGTTAAATTTGGTCTGAGCTTACGGCCGAAAAGCGTGCCATCAATGAACTATCTAAGTAATAACCTAATTCATTAATATACACTCGGCTAGGTAAATAACCTCAGCCAGTTGATGATCTGAACTACATGTACGGATACTCCATGTGCTTTCCTGAAAATCATTCCAAGATCTGCACTACTGTAGTACGTTTCGCCTCTAACCCTAATTAGAGATAACATTGCTTAATCCGATTGGGTGGGCCATCAAGTATTCGCAGGGATGTACTCTAGTTTAGTAGCATGTCCAAACCTTATGTTAGCTGAGAAAAGCCATCAGGGGTAGAGACGACCATTTCTTGGCTGAACAACCAATTTGTGAGTCTTCGTAATCGTCAGGAAAGAATTGCTACGTCTGCTTTTGGTCTTATTCATCGTGCTTTTACACTGCCAGCTTGTTACCACGGAGAAATCATGATACAAACAGGCGGAACTGTTTGAAACTAAACTCTTGATATAACTATTCCGATCGTACAACATGTCCCTTCTTGTCTAGGGATAATCGCTCAACATACTAATAACGAAAACAAAACAGAGGTGCAACAACCAAACTGCATTCCAATAAGAAGTCCCGTTCCGTAGCGCCTCAGTGAATATACATAATTCTCTAATTCAAACAAGACCGCACGTTTCCCGTACTGTAATCTCACAAAGCGCCCCCAATAGCCCCAATTTTCGTTTGTGACAGACTGAAACCAAGCAGTTGTCGTTTCTCAATCGTGACCTGTTCCCAGTGGTTGTTCGTAACATATTGACTAAAAAAATATATGGTTGAAAATCGGTGGTTCAAGAAGAAAGGCGAATCCAATGGTTTGTGACTGTATAGCGTTGGCAATAATGGGTGGAAAGATCGGCACACAATGTGTAGATGCTATGTTCCAATAGTTCAGAGTTTACGCGACCTTCGTTCCCTGGCATTACTCTTGACCGGCGTCATCAGAGTGACATGCTTGGGGTCGTCCTTACGAAGCCTTACGGCGCCTGATGCGCCGCTGGATCCCCGACGCAGTGAGCGCGAATCCTGGTCGTCATCCAACGTGATCTCTTCTACGTCCGACACTGACTCGGTTTCGAGATGATCACTTGTGCCAGAAACAGAGGAGCCATCATCTGTATCATCGTACTCTCCATCATCACTAACAAGGGAAGGCGCATTGTTGCTGACCATGGTATTGGGGCTCATGTCAACATCTTCCATGTCCAAATCTTCGTCTGAAAGTACAGGATTCGCATTACGCGATCCGCAGTTTGCAGACGTCTTGAAAGCGATTGGAGGGGCACGACCTTTGCTACTGGCTGAATGGACTGATGCGGCCATGACAGTTGGAGAATGAGTAGCCTTTGCGGGCACGCGCATAACGACTGGTTTTCGCACAGCAGACGGGTCTCCTAGTTCCATCTCCTCAATTGATGTCTCAGCAGGCTCCGATTCTTCACCGGAAGTCATATCGTCCAATGCAATCTTTGTCTTTGCATCTGCAACCAGTTCACGTAAGTTGCCGTCGAACTTCCGACTTTGCAGTAGATGTGAGAGAAAGGGCACATCCGAAGCTCCTGCGACAGAGCCAGTCATTTGCACTTCACGCCCACGAGGTTCGCCATGAAGCGAAGGGATATGAGTGACGCCAGGCAGCTTGCCTTGATG belongs to Fusarium oxysporum Fo47 chromosome V, complete sequence and includes:
- a CDS encoding WD40-repeat-containing domain protein produces the protein MVIFVWLLIIAWTHILFTTRPFILNRSAPPNKKRFPHVYKNFASEADAAASVMASPSITLDRILAAVPVTNRGQPTQISADSKGQRIAYPCGKSIFVRSIDNPSDAKEYTGHTAPTTVARFAPNGFKVASGDSSGMLKVWEPESIESTRGEYGIISGRLNDIAWDGESQRVIAVGDGREQFGRCITADSGNSVGEIIGHSKSVNAVAMKPQRPFRAATVGDDGNMVFYHGAPYKFNNKSAQHTGFVLGAAYCPDGSSLVTVGADKRIQLYDGKTGEPTKEIGQGEHSGSIFAVSWSPDGKKFVTASADQTVKLWDVDAGSVVQTWKFGEDVSVGDQQVGVVFVPGRSDGLIISLSLAGNLAYLTEGKPEPARVVYGHGKSITALSTGSDGKGADLWSGSFDGRVCHWDVNSGIATVVDGQAHTNQVSQFATADGKVLSAGWDDTLRIVDESAKTFLGTSIKLQAQPKGVSAANGLVYVATYSGVSVYSGEKLVSEQSFDFTPGAIAASGSFVAIGADENSVRIYNASSNGKLEEVKSLSNPTGTISALAFSKDGTHLAAGNSVGKIYVYSAGSWELVADRWSAHTARVTSIAWDDTGAYAASGSLDTNVFIWCLEKRNQGKRIKAANAHKDGVNGVAWVEGGRVASAGGDANVKIWKVQNLP
- a CDS encoding P-loop containing nucleoside triphosphate hydrolase protein, producing MQTEHLVNIIILGAPASGKKSFIRRYCQDVFTDLYDPVTETSGDRRLANVSGIPTIINLERIPSTFIQSAPESRRIATEADALILLYDSSSIESLEELRRIRLQVLAPHLGEAAPPTAVVAGKADGAEAAGSVWERGLVEGRKLSVLLGAKFGVVSALWGDGVKDVVEELAARVLERKGIGKDMLMGAGS
- a CDS encoding glycosyltransferase family 28 C-terminal domain-containing protein; the protein is MEGPHLDRVCLVTVGATTGFGKLVESVLQPSFWQYMNSQRFTQLRVQCGPDLAWASKQLAGRKVNIPSGLRIDLFASKKNLMKEEMSLCKDADGKRQLGLVISHAGTGTILDAWKMGLPLIVVPNIQLLNDHQTEMAKYLSKEGYAIMSSGRYVNLYLQPSLLLILDSAEDLEEAIHKVGLLWEENKTRWPPHIIPSQQPKRLRLWDLAPEEVAKEQNATMVHD
- a CDS encoding Aldehyde/histidinol dehydrogenase, with protein sequence MADNNSSYTIAPLEHTPLDEIAAKVDLMRKTFRSGRTKDIEFRMIQIRKLYWAIVDNTELMQDALIKDLRKCKYEAVLAEIDWCKQECIDMVNNMEKWLRDEPVPNVPLQFRAMKHRTRFEPLGVVLNIGSFNFPFQLNLPVVIGAIACGNCVVLKASESSPNCAMVLKKIFDESLDPECFTYVNGALPETQLLLEQKFDKICFTGGKAVGKIIAQKAAETLTPVLLELGGLNPAFVTKNANLKLAARRLLWQKSLNAGQVCMSHNYILVERSVLSQFLGELNNQMRTFFPKGAKNSPDLCRIVNAGHFNRLKKMLDGTNGKIVLGGSMDESTLFMEPTAVLVDDINDSMMTQEAFGPIFAMMAVDSLDQAIDIANTVDPTPLSLSAFGSKAENNKILDNVTSGGATCNDAFFHSQIPQSPLGGVGQSGMGNYHGIYSIRTFSHQRTIAEVPYWADFLFRVRYMPYQWPVMNRMKAVADSKPNFDRNGNKTKGITYFLALVLGLGSKKSKGALLRWAVLVVAAAILEAKKGVLSQLLTR
- a CDS encoding mitochondrial ribosomal subunit protein-domain-containing protein, which codes for MASVSRAARLCAMACRRAPRIQQIPRPQQLIRPKPHAQRAFTTSTIRWAREEDQRQDDAEEDDFGPIELKKLEAALAEASTPEGLKQLDQLAKENGYNSIDHYLQNELEWHPGWASEDRSVLEDITRDDKGERPNKQSFWFDEEDPETNTEELEEFDEDDITSMAHGKLDEIRDMRQYARLAVWELPLLSTEYAKPFVPPSDNQVLRWRYTSYMGEFHPAEKKVVVQFAPDDLKLTPVQTEKLKKLAGPRYNPETEIIKMSSDSFEHQAQNKRYLSNLVDDLIAAAKDPKDTFEDIPLDTRHHKIQPKPQFPKEWRMSPERREQLDAHRQRLAIEDAKIAESGRLIDGTQAIDEYLIKRAAEDQKKAKIAELVPATPGKSAGGSRARR